In the Enterococcus saigonensis genome, one interval contains:
- a CDS encoding serine hydrolase domain-containing protein, which translates to MYTKTKALIRQQLQAGVFPGVAFAFIEKDQIDENIWGNQMLVPDKVRLQKDTLFDVASLTKVICTTSAILRLVEQERLQIDQPLQKYLTAFQNPQITLRHLLTHTSDIKTWIANRNQLKKEALKAAYLKLQPGKNIGKVVQYTDAGTILLGFLLEEMYQKTTVEIFRTEVLVPLKMHNSFFLPPEAIKEKIAPTEVLPDGMVLQGETHDPKARILKEEAGNAGLFTNLSDLETFVQMYLNWGSDYLKKETIAKLLSDQTPKKTGGRSLGWDLKFTADENKHPLLFHTGYTGTFMLIDPEQSSAFIFLSNRVHPVDNRNFYLKNRDEILALYLKEKAHKS; encoded by the coding sequence ATGTATACAAAAACTAAAGCTTTGATTAGACAGCAATTACAAGCAGGTGTTTTTCCTGGTGTAGCTTTTGCTTTTATTGAAAAAGACCAGATAGATGAAAATATATGGGGCAACCAGATGTTAGTACCTGATAAAGTACGATTGCAAAAAGATACGTTATTTGATGTTGCTTCTTTGACAAAAGTAATTTGTACTACAAGTGCTATTTTGCGCCTCGTGGAACAAGAGCGGCTGCAAATTGATCAACCGTTACAAAAGTATTTAACAGCTTTTCAAAATCCGCAAATTACTTTACGGCATTTATTAACCCACACTTCAGATATAAAGACGTGGATTGCTAACCGTAATCAGTTAAAAAAAGAAGCGTTAAAAGCTGCCTATTTAAAATTACAACCGGGGAAAAATATTGGGAAAGTTGTGCAATATACAGATGCAGGTACAATATTACTGGGATTTTTGCTAGAAGAAATGTACCAAAAGACAACGGTTGAAATTTTTCGTACTGAAGTTTTGGTACCTTTAAAAATGCACAATAGCTTCTTTTTGCCTCCTGAGGCGATCAAAGAAAAAATAGCACCAACAGAAGTTCTCCCAGATGGCATGGTGCTACAAGGGGAAACTCATGATCCAAAGGCAAGAATTCTAAAAGAAGAGGCAGGAAATGCAGGGTTATTTACTAATCTATCTGATTTAGAAACTTTTGTACAAATGTATTTGAATTGGGGGTCAGATTATTTAAAAAAAGAAACCATAGCTAAACTTTTATCAGATCAAACACCAAAAAAAACTGGCGGACGTTCTTTAGGATGGGATTTGAAATTTACTGCTGATGAAAATAAGCATCCTTTGTTATTTCATACGGGTTACACGGGGACCTTCATGTTAATTGATCCCGAACAGTCCAGCGCATTCATTTTCTTGAGTAATCGTGTCCATCCGGTAGATAATCGGAATTTTTATTTGAAAAATAGAGATGAAATCCTCGCATTATATTTAAAAGAAAAGGCTCACAAATCTTAA
- the manA gene encoding mannose-6-phosphate isomerase, class I: MMEPLFMKPVFQEKIWGGNRLHTVFGFDLPSDKIGEDWAISAHPHGVSVVENGAFAGQKLDDLWQNHKELFGNPVEPVFPLLIKILDAEDELSVQVHPDDEYGMKHEGELGKTECWYIIDAEPGAEIIYGHHAQTREELAQMIQDERWDDLLTRVPVQKGDFYYVPSGTIHAIGKGIMILETQQSSDTTYRVYDYGRKDASGNTRELHIQQSIDVTTVPARKPELNVTEVKEGNSSIITYLKTDFFNVYEWQVKGELHLRAHAPYTLMTVIDGFGQLSVNGKTYEMPLGTSCIIPNGIAEWVIKGDCSIIASEPGVKE, from the coding sequence ATAATGGAACCATTATTTATGAAACCAGTTTTTCAGGAAAAAATTTGGGGAGGCAATCGACTACATACAGTTTTTGGTTTTGATTTGCCCAGTGATAAAATTGGAGAAGATTGGGCAATTAGTGCACACCCTCACGGCGTCAGTGTTGTTGAAAATGGTGCATTTGCAGGACAAAAACTAGATGATTTATGGCAAAATCATAAAGAGTTATTTGGTAATCCAGTTGAACCTGTCTTTCCTTTATTAATTAAAATATTAGATGCTGAAGATGAATTATCTGTTCAAGTTCATCCAGATGATGAATATGGGATGAAACACGAAGGTGAGTTAGGAAAAACTGAATGTTGGTATATTATTGATGCTGAACCTGGGGCTGAAATTATTTATGGTCATCATGCCCAAACAAGAGAAGAATTAGCGCAAATGATTCAAGATGAACGGTGGGATGATTTGTTAACCCGCGTGCCAGTGCAAAAAGGTGATTTTTATTATGTACCAAGTGGAACAATTCATGCGATTGGTAAAGGAATCATGATTTTAGAAACACAACAAAGTTCAGATACCACTTATCGTGTGTATGATTATGGTAGAAAAGATGCTAGTGGAAATACCCGTGAACTACACATTCAACAATCGATTGACGTAACGACTGTGCCAGCTCGTAAACCAGAATTAAATGTAACTGAAGTAAAAGAAGGCAATTCCAGCATTATTACTTACTTAAAAACAGATTTTTTCAATGTTTACGAATGGCAAGTTAAAGGTGAGTTACACTTAAGAGCACACGCACCTTACACCTTGATGACAGTGATTGACGGCTTTGGTCAATTAAGTGTTAACGGTAAAACATATGAAATGCCACTAGGGACTAGTTGTATTATCCCAAATGGCATCGCTGAGTGGGTAATTAAAGGGGATTGCAGCATTATCGCTTCAGAACCAGGGGTAAAAGAATAA
- a CDS encoding DUF5316 family protein: MKKIFFILIGSSILSAICHALGYHTLIKYIGYISLFVSLALSGVLISGDRMRANTSSGTGYNKDSFLYVFLFALPFLILNFT, from the coding sequence ATGAAAAAAATATTTTTTATTTTAATTGGCAGCTCTATTTTGTCAGCCATTTGTCATGCTTTAGGCTATCATACCTTGATTAAATATATCGGTTACATTTCTCTATTTGTAAGTCTGGCTTTATCCGGGGTACTTATTTCCGGTGACCGTATGCGCGCAAATACTAGCAGCGGTACAGGCTATAACAAGGACTCCTTTTTATACGTATTTCTTTTCGCACTTCCTTTTTTAATTCTTAATTTTACATGA
- a CDS encoding LacI family DNA-binding transcriptional regulator, which produces MSITVKDVAKKAGVATSTVSRVINDHASISEETKKKVRKVMKDLGYVPNVTARNLGKQIASAIGIILPPLDSKERLGNPFYLETIEAVNEEASTYQMSVAVASAPDFETLLENVKRMHLQKQVDGFILTYSDNHDPVIAYLFDNKIPFTLIGQPYQNESEIVFVDNDNQLLGKQATEYLIARGHSNILFATNTTRENLYFERYFGYQKALMMANLTTHTAVKFETPEDYVAFEDILEDTKATALVVIDDLFAMRIMQLAQIYGKKIPDDLSLISFNNSIFSTLVHPYITSLDIDVARLGKMATQKLIEQINQHITDGIKVIVPHQLIQRETVLDLTKLS; this is translated from the coding sequence ATGAGCATTACTGTAAAAGATGTCGCCAAAAAAGCCGGCGTAGCTACTTCGACGGTTTCTCGAGTCATCAATGACCATGCCAGTATTTCCGAAGAAACTAAGAAAAAAGTCCGGAAAGTTATGAAAGACTTAGGCTACGTTCCCAACGTGACAGCGCGTAATCTAGGGAAACAAATTGCTAGCGCAATCGGCATTATTTTGCCTCCTTTAGATTCAAAAGAACGTCTAGGGAACCCTTTTTATTTAGAGACAATCGAAGCGGTTAACGAAGAAGCGAGTACGTATCAGATGTCTGTAGCTGTTGCTTCGGCACCAGATTTTGAGACTCTTTTAGAAAATGTCAAACGAATGCATCTACAAAAACAAGTGGACGGTTTCATCTTAACTTATTCTGATAATCACGATCCCGTTATTGCCTACTTGTTTGACAATAAAATTCCTTTTACACTCATCGGGCAACCTTATCAAAACGAAAGCGAAATCGTTTTTGTTGATAATGACAATCAATTACTTGGAAAACAAGCAACAGAATATTTAATTGCTCGTGGGCACAGCAATATCTTATTTGCTACAAATACAACGCGAGAAAATCTTTATTTTGAGCGCTATTTTGGTTATCAAAAAGCTTTAATGATGGCCAATCTTACGACACATACAGCGGTTAAGTTTGAAACTCCTGAAGATTATGTTGCTTTTGAAGATATTTTAGAAGATACCAAAGCAACAGCTTTGGTAGTTATTGATGATTTGTTTGCAATGCGAATTATGCAATTAGCTCAAATTTACGGTAAAAAAATCCCCGATGATTTATCTTTAATTAGTTTCAATAATTCAATTTTTTCAACTCTTGTTCATCCGTATATCACTAGCCTTGATATTGATGTAGCCCGGCTAGGAAAAATGGCAACTCAAAAATTAATTGAACAAATTAATCAGCACATTACAGATGGAATTAAAGTTATTGTTCCTCATCAACTTATCCAACGAGAAACCGTTTTAGATTTAACCAAATTATCTTAA
- a CDS encoding glycoside hydrolase family 65 protein produces MKQIQRLFDIHPWKIATKTLDKQNRRLQESLTSIGNGYMGMRGNFEEQYSGDHHLGTYLAGVWYPDKTRVGWWKNGYPDYFGKVINAVNFLSLTIKVNNTTIDLATIPYEDFYLELDMQNGILTRRFTVKVANATVRFNFERFLSITKKELAVLKVTAEVITGSATITIDSALDSNVRNEDSNYDELFWEEKASGKKNTGTYLTVQTIPNNFGIERFSITAMMKHNRDSLKTLTAPLAISDSFSYEVKAGETISFEKRVIILTSRDIAEEHQVTKAAELLATYNESFDTLKKEQIEAWQKRWELADVVIDGDPAAQQGIRFNLFQLFSTYYGDDERLNIGPKGFTGEKYGGATYWDTEAYAVPLYLALAKPDVTRNLLKYRHNQLPEAHINAQKQGLAGALYPMVTFTGIECHNEWEITFEEIHRNGSIAYAIYNYTNYTGDETYLQKEGLEVLTAISRFWADRVHYSKRHQKYMIHGVTGPNEYENNINNNWYTNMLAAWCMKYTLTSYRRFENDTPVTISKTEQDKWEAIITNMYLPFDDELGVFVQHDTFLDKDLMPVADLDPTDLPLNQHWSWDKILRSCFIKQADVLQGIYYFSDQFTMEEKRRNFNFYEPMTVHESSLSASIHAILAAELGMEEKALEMYERTARLDLDNYNNDTEDGLHITSMTGSWLAIVQGFAQMKTDQKTLRFAPFLPSKWDSYAFHINYRGRLLAVTVTKEHVTLKLIAGDKIAVTLYNKNYELADEITAPITH; encoded by the coding sequence ATGAAACAGATACAGCGTTTATTCGACATTCATCCATGGAAAATCGCTACGAAAACTTTAGATAAACAAAACCGACGCTTACAAGAATCATTAACCAGTATCGGAAACGGGTATATGGGAATGCGCGGAAATTTTGAAGAACAATATTCTGGAGACCATCATTTAGGGACTTATTTAGCCGGCGTTTGGTATCCGGATAAAACGCGAGTTGGTTGGTGGAAAAATGGTTATCCTGATTACTTTGGAAAAGTAATCAATGCCGTTAATTTTTTGAGCTTAACTATTAAGGTCAATAATACAACTATTGACTTAGCAACTATTCCTTATGAAGACTTTTATTTAGAACTGGATATGCAAAATGGTATTTTAACCCGTCGTTTTACTGTGAAAGTGGCTAATGCGACTGTACGTTTCAACTTTGAACGCTTTTTATCAATTACTAAAAAGGAATTGGCAGTATTAAAAGTTACGGCAGAAGTAATAACAGGTAGCGCTACAATTACCATTGACTCCGCATTAGATAGTAATGTTCGAAATGAAGACAGTAATTATGATGAACTGTTCTGGGAAGAAAAAGCCAGTGGCAAAAAAAATACAGGCACCTATTTAACGGTTCAAACAATACCGAATAACTTTGGAATTGAACGTTTCAGCATCACAGCTATGATGAAACACAATCGAGATTCGCTTAAAACGCTTACTGCACCTTTAGCAATTTCGGATTCATTTTCCTATGAAGTTAAAGCCGGTGAAACGATTAGCTTTGAAAAACGAGTTATTATTTTAACTAGCCGAGATATTGCTGAAGAACATCAAGTAACTAAGGCTGCTGAATTATTAGCTACTTATAATGAATCTTTTGATACTTTAAAAAAAGAGCAAATTGAAGCATGGCAGAAACGTTGGGAACTAGCAGACGTTGTGATTGATGGCGACCCTGCAGCACAACAGGGAATTCGTTTTAACTTGTTCCAACTATTTTCAACCTATTATGGCGATGATGAACGATTAAATATTGGCCCTAAAGGCTTTACTGGTGAAAAATACGGTGGCGCAACTTACTGGGACACCGAAGCTTATGCCGTTCCCCTTTATTTGGCGCTAGCAAAACCAGACGTAACAAGAAACCTTTTAAAATATCGTCACAATCAATTACCAGAGGCACATATTAATGCACAAAAACAAGGTTTAGCTGGTGCCTTATATCCCATGGTAACTTTTACTGGAATTGAATGTCATAACGAGTGGGAAATCACTTTTGAAGAAATTCATCGAAACGGCTCTATCGCTTATGCGATTTACAACTACACAAACTACACCGGTGATGAAACTTATTTACAAAAAGAAGGCTTAGAAGTTTTGACAGCTATCTCTCGTTTTTGGGCAGATCGCGTTCATTATTCAAAACGGCACCAAAAATATATGATTCACGGAGTAACTGGTCCTAACGAATACGAAAACAATATTAATAACAACTGGTACACCAATATGTTGGCGGCTTGGTGTATGAAATATACTTTGACAAGTTATCGTCGCTTTGAAAATGATACTCCTGTTACCATAAGTAAGACAGAACAAGATAAATGGGAAGCTATTATCACGAATATGTATTTACCTTTTGATGATGAACTGGGCGTTTTCGTTCAACACGATACATTCTTAGATAAGGACTTAATGCCTGTAGCTGATTTAGATCCTACCGACTTACCTTTAAATCAACACTGGTCTTGGGATAAAATTTTGCGCTCTTGTTTTATCAAACAAGCAGATGTTTTACAAGGAATTTATTATTTCTCTGATCAATTTACTATGGAAGAAAAACGCAGAAACTTTAATTTCTACGAGCCAATGACCGTTCATGAATCTTCTCTATCTGCCAGCATTCATGCGATTTTGGCAGCCGAACTAGGAATGGAAGAAAAGGCATTGGAAATGTATGAACGTACCGCTCGCTTGGACTTAGATAATTATAATAACGATACTGAAGATGGTTTGCACATTACGTCAATGACTGGTAGCTGGCTTGCTATCGTACAAGGTTTTGCTCAAATGAAAACCGATCAAAAAACATTGCGTTTTGCACCATTTTTACCAAGTAAATGGGACAGTTATGCTTTTCATATCAATTATCGCGGCAGACTGTTAGCTGTGACTGTCACTAAAGAACACGTAACGTTAAAACTTATTGCAGGAGATAAAATTGCGGTAACTCTCTACAATAAAAATTATGAGTTAGCAGACGAAATCACAGCGCCGATAACCCATTAA
- a CDS encoding PTS transporter subunit IIBC encodes MKKLVSFEFWQKFGKALMVVIAVMPAAGLMISIGKTIPMINPDLAALVTTGGVIENIGWAIIGNLHILFALAIGGSWAKEKAGGAFAAGLSFILINRITGAIFGVTSDMLADPEAMTKTLFGTKIMVNGFFTSVLEAPALNMGVFVGIIAGFVGATAYNKYYNFRKLPDALAFFNGKRFVPFVVIFRSILVSLVLAIVWPIIQAGINNFGLWIAQSQETAPVLAPFLYGTLERLLLPFGLHHMLTIPINYTELGGAYTIMSGAQAGQQVFGQDPLWLAWATDLVNLKGQGDMSQYEYVLNHFTPARFKVGQMIGASGILMGLAFAMYRNVDKDKRGAYKSMYLSAALAVFLTGVTEPLEFMFMFAAVPLYGVYAVIQGAAFAMADIVHLRVHSFGNIELLTRTPMALKAGLGGDLFNFIWVTIVFGVVMFFIANFLIKKFNFATPGRNGNYENDNKTDPGTGEVTADGSLDPNSQIVKVINLLGGKENIVDVDACMTRLRVSVKNPAQVGTESDWKNAGAMGLLVKDKGVQAVYGPKADILKSDIQDAIDSGVAIPKTNAVTEHTTKKLPKEFKGIIEPIINVADGKVKDITEVNDPVFSQKMMGDGFGVEPTTGIVYAPVSGIVTSVFPTKHALGLLTDNGLEVLVHMGIDTVDLKGAPFTVNVKDGDKVSAGDKIAQMDLAAIQEAGKQTTIIVVFTNADEIKSVTLEKTGEILSKTEVANVEL; translated from the coding sequence CTGAAAAAATTAGTTAGTTTTGAGTTTTGGCAAAAATTTGGGAAAGCATTAATGGTTGTAATCGCAGTTATGCCTGCAGCAGGTTTGATGATAAGTATTGGAAAAACGATTCCAATGATTAATCCAGATCTGGCAGCTTTAGTTACAACCGGGGGTGTCATTGAAAATATTGGCTGGGCAATTATTGGGAATCTACATATTTTATTCGCATTAGCCATTGGGGGAAGTTGGGCAAAAGAAAAAGCAGGTGGTGCTTTTGCTGCAGGCCTATCGTTTATTTTAATCAATCGGATTACAGGTGCAATTTTTGGCGTCACAAGTGATATGCTTGCTGATCCAGAAGCAATGACGAAAACTTTATTTGGTACTAAAATTATGGTAAATGGTTTTTTCACGAGTGTCCTAGAAGCACCTGCGTTAAACATGGGGGTTTTCGTCGGTATTATTGCGGGATTTGTGGGTGCAACTGCGTATAATAAATATTACAATTTTCGGAAATTACCAGACGCGCTGGCTTTTTTCAACGGCAAACGTTTCGTGCCATTTGTCGTTATTTTCCGTTCTATTTTGGTTTCGTTAGTTTTAGCAATTGTTTGGCCAATCATTCAAGCAGGGATTAATAACTTTGGTCTGTGGATTGCTCAATCACAAGAGACAGCACCGGTTTTGGCGCCGTTTTTATATGGGACATTGGAACGTTTACTGTTACCATTTGGCTTACATCATATGTTAACAATTCCGATTAACTATACGGAATTAGGCGGGGCTTATACGATTATGTCTGGCGCACAAGCAGGGCAACAAGTTTTTGGACAAGATCCTCTGTGGTTAGCATGGGCTACTGACTTAGTAAACTTAAAAGGTCAAGGAGATATGTCACAGTATGAATATGTCTTGAATCATTTTACACCAGCACGTTTTAAAGTTGGACAAATGATTGGTGCTTCTGGTATTTTGATGGGATTAGCTTTTGCGATGTATCGGAACGTTGATAAAGATAAACGTGGGGCATACAAATCAATGTATCTTTCAGCAGCACTGGCAGTTTTTTTAACCGGGGTAACTGAACCCCTTGAATTTATGTTTATGTTTGCAGCCGTACCCCTTTACGGTGTTTATGCGGTTATTCAAGGTGCGGCCTTTGCAATGGCTGATATCGTTCATTTGCGGGTCCACTCATTTGGGAATATTGAATTATTGACACGGACACCGATGGCGCTAAAAGCAGGTTTAGGCGGTGATCTTTTTAACTTTATATGGGTGACAATTGTCTTTGGTGTTGTCATGTTTTTCATCGCTAACTTTTTAATTAAGAAATTCAATTTTGCTACACCAGGTCGTAATGGAAATTATGAAAATGATAATAAGACAGACCCAGGTACAGGAGAAGTAACCGCTGACGGTTCCCTTGATCCAAACTCACAGATCGTAAAAGTGATTAATCTATTGGGTGGAAAAGAAAATATTGTGGATGTAGATGCATGTATGACACGTCTGCGAGTTTCAGTCAAAAATCCCGCTCAAGTTGGCACGGAATCAGATTGGAAAAATGCTGGAGCCATGGGATTATTGGTTAAAGATAAAGGTGTTCAAGCCGTTTACGGTCCTAAAGCTGATATTTTAAAATCTGATATTCAAGATGCTATTGATTCTGGGGTGGCAATTCCTAAAACAAATGCAGTAACAGAACATACCACAAAAAAATTACCAAAAGAATTTAAGGGAATAATCGAGCCAATCATCAATGTAGCTGATGGTAAAGTGAAAGATATTACCGAAGTAAACGACCCTGTTTTCTCGCAGAAAATGATGGGGGACGGTTTTGGCGTAGAGCCAACTACTGGAATTGTTTACGCTCCGGTTTCTGGAATAGTTACAAGTGTCTTTCCAACTAAGCATGCGCTGGGATTACTAACGGATAATGGTTTAGAAGTATTGGTGCATATGGGAATTGATACTGTTGATTTAAAAGGGGCGCCATTTACGGTTAATGTCAAAGATGGTGACAAAGTTTCAGCTGGTGATAAAATTGCTCAAATGGATTTAGCAGCAATTCAAGAAGCTGGTAAACAAACAACAATTATTGTTGTCTTTACCAATGCAGACGAAATTAAATCTGTAACTTTAGAAAAGACAGGTGAAATTTTGAGTAAGACAGAAGTTGCAAACGTTGAATTGTAA
- a CDS encoding endonuclease/exonuclease/phosphatase family protein → MKLLTLNCHSWLEENQIEKLTQLVENIVKNDYDVICLQEVNQLLTSNGAILNDWFIPSTTDAEIHEDNFALRLQEQLQCLDKEYYWSWCYNHIGYGRFHEGVAILAKAPFIAKDALISEIQDVADYHTRRILTALTEVDGQLVQVVSGHFSWWEEGFPFEWRQIQTFLADNPYPLILMGDFNNPADSNGYNLIMKSGWQLQDSFRAAKQTSGEETTLAKIAGWEESNGERIDYVFLTSEFKVLNHQVIFTGNKTPLISDHFGVFVEAQWK, encoded by the coding sequence ATGAAATTATTAACTTTAAATTGCCATAGTTGGTTGGAGGAAAATCAAATAGAAAAATTAACACAACTCGTTGAAAATATTGTGAAAAATGATTATGATGTCATCTGCTTACAAGAAGTCAACCAATTGCTTACAAGTAATGGAGCTATTTTGAATGATTGGTTTATTCCTAGTACTACTGATGCTGAGATTCATGAAGATAATTTTGCATTGCGCCTACAAGAACAATTGCAATGCTTAGATAAGGAATATTATTGGTCTTGGTGTTATAACCATATTGGCTATGGTCGATTTCATGAAGGTGTAGCAATTTTAGCCAAGGCACCTTTTATTGCCAAAGATGCTTTAATATCAGAAATACAAGATGTAGCAGATTATCATACACGCAGAATTTTAACTGCCTTAACAGAAGTTGACGGGCAATTGGTTCAAGTTGTCAGTGGTCATTTTTCTTGGTGGGAAGAAGGCTTTCCTTTTGAATGGAGACAAATTCAAACCTTTTTGGCAGATAATCCCTATCCGTTAATCTTGATGGGAGACTTTAATAATCCTGCTGATAGCAATGGGTACAATCTTATCATGAAAAGTGGTTGGCAACTTCAAGATAGTTTTCGTGCTGCAAAACAAACAAGTGGAGAAGAAACAACATTAGCAAAAATTGCAGGCTGGGAAGAAAGCAATGGCGAAAGAATTGATTACGTCTTTTTAACGTCAGAATTTAAAGTGTTAAATCACCAAGTCATTTTTACTGGTAACAAAACGCCTCTTATCAGTGACCATTTTGGTGTTTTTGTTGAAGCACAATGGAAATAA
- a CDS encoding HAD family hydrolase encodes MKGVLFDFNGTLIDDTKKHEDAWQTFITNVTGNPISQSDFAKYFHGKNAQHTLEYVFKRPLTFQEVADYAEKKEALYRNLCLADPNYALLKGVPEFLTLLQEKEIPFTIATASGKTNLDFYFETLNLKRWFTMEKVVYDDGNMISKPDPDPYLKGAQRLNLPATECVVFEDAPAGLLSAYHATAAKIVAVATSEKIETLTKFPGVTLAIKDFTDPALTNLINQFT; translated from the coding sequence ATGAAAGGGGTTCTTTTTGATTTTAACGGCACTTTAATTGATGATACAAAAAAACATGAAGATGCTTGGCAAACATTTATTACCAACGTGACAGGAAATCCTATTTCTCAATCAGATTTTGCAAAATATTTTCACGGCAAAAACGCCCAGCACACATTAGAATATGTTTTTAAACGTCCCTTAACATTCCAAGAAGTAGCAGACTATGCCGAAAAAAAAGAAGCATTGTACCGCAATCTTTGCCTAGCGGATCCAAATTATGCCCTCTTAAAGGGTGTACCAGAGTTTTTGACATTATTACAAGAAAAAGAAATTCCTTTTACCATCGCTACAGCTTCTGGAAAGACTAATTTAGATTTTTATTTTGAAACGCTAAATCTAAAACGCTGGTTTACTATGGAGAAGGTAGTTTATGATGATGGTAACATGATTAGCAAACCTGACCCTGACCCTTATTTAAAAGGAGCGCAACGCTTAAATTTACCTGCTACAGAATGTGTGGTTTTTGAAGATGCTCCAGCCGGACTATTAAGCGCTTACCATGCAACTGCTGCAAAAATTGTTGCGGTGGCTACTTCGGAAAAAATAGAAACTTTAACCAAGTTTCCTGGCGTTACCCTTGCAATAAAAGATTTTACTGATCCTGCTTTAACAAACTTAATCAACCAATTCACTTAA
- a CDS encoding ElyC/SanA/YdcF family protein, with product MTYTLADDINLLGTFCSQRDLTALTQNSLQEKYNFPKADAFVLFGGSILGGVATMITAMENKIAKNYLIVGGQGHTTESLRHQIKLNYHQIKTKNVSEAEMFNALLQLKTGQTADYVEVQSTNCGNNITNMLKILTDNHLPHGSVILCQDATMQRRMGATLQKFAPEITIVNYASYEIKVILKENQLQFDRELMGMWDLDTYITLLLGEISRLQNTPTGYGPAGKNFIAPVFIPKDVLAAYSRLIKAFPNKIRSANPLYAKELKT from the coding sequence ATGACATACACACTTGCTGATGATATTAACCTTTTAGGTACTTTTTGCAGTCAACGCGATCTTACAGCATTAACACAAAACAGCTTGCAGGAAAAATACAACTTTCCAAAAGCGGATGCTTTCGTTTTGTTCGGTGGGTCTATTTTAGGTGGTGTTGCGACAATGATTACGGCGATGGAAAATAAAATTGCGAAAAATTATCTAATCGTCGGTGGACAAGGCCATACCACTGAATCATTAAGACATCAAATTAAGCTCAATTATCACCAAATAAAAACAAAAAACGTTAGTGAAGCAGAAATGTTCAATGCACTGTTACAATTAAAAACGGGACAAACAGCAGATTATGTAGAAGTACAATCAACAAATTGTGGCAATAACATTACGAATATGCTAAAAATACTGACGGATAATCATTTGCCGCATGGGTCCGTAATTTTATGCCAAGATGCTACGATGCAACGACGTATGGGGGCTACACTACAAAAATTTGCGCCTGAAATTACGATTGTTAATTACGCGAGTTATGAAATAAAAGTTATCCTGAAAGAAAATCAGCTTCAATTTGACCGTGAACTAATGGGAATGTGGGATCTAGATACATATATCACTTTATTACTAGGGGAAATAAGTCGCTTACAAAATACCCCCACCGGCTATGGACCGGCTGGAAAAAATTTCATTGCACCAGTTTTTATTCCTAAAGATGTCCTAGCTGCCTACTCTCGCCTTATTAAAGCATTCCCCAATAAAATTCGCTCTGCTAATCCCTTATATGCCAAGGAATTGAAGACGTAA
- a CDS encoding NAD(P)H-binding protein: MKILILGANGKIAQLVREMLATKHVSLRLFLRNASRIENIGDNEEVIEGDATNFAAITRALTDVDIVYANLAGQNIEAQAKNIVRAMTTANKKRIIWISTLGIYDEVPGDFGKWNHEMLDGGYLETYAAAANVIETSPLNYTIIRPAWLTNQDEVNFELTQKGELFNGTEVSRKSVATLVTEIINNPTRYTNQSIGINKPGTDGPMPAWY, encoded by the coding sequence ATGAAAATTTTGATTTTAGGCGCCAACGGAAAAATTGCCCAACTCGTCCGGGAAATGTTGGCAACAAAACACGTGAGTCTTCGCTTATTTTTGCGTAACGCTAGCCGAATCGAAAATATTGGAGATAACGAAGAAGTTATTGAAGGAGATGCAACTAATTTTGCTGCGATTACGCGTGCATTAACTGATGTCGATATAGTATATGCTAATTTAGCTGGTCAAAATATTGAAGCCCAAGCAAAAAATATCGTCCGAGCAATGACAACTGCAAATAAAAAACGTATCATCTGGATTTCAACTCTAGGTATTTACGATGAAGTCCCTGGAGACTTTGGTAAATGGAATCATGAAATGTTAGATGGCGGTTATCTTGAAACTTATGCTGCAGCTGCAAACGTCATTGAAACTTCTCCTTTAAACTACACGATTATTCGTCCTGCTTGGCTGACAAATCAAGATGAAGTTAATTTTGAATTAACCCAAAAAGGAGAACTTTTTAATGGGACGGAGGTTTCCCGTAAGAGTGTTGCTACTTTGGTTACAGAAATTATAAATAATCCTACACGTTATACTAACCAATCAATTGGCATTAATAAACCTGGGACAGATGGACCTATGCCAGCTTGGTATTAA